Below is a window of Cytophaga hutchinsonii ATCC 33406 DNA.
AATTTTAAGCTTACAAAAAAAATCGGATTATTAGCAGCCACGGATTTAATAATTACGTTTGATGGTAAAAGAAACACAGCTGTCCGTACAGGCGTGTTTTCAATTGACCCTGCTGCCGGCCTTGAATTTGACTATATGAAAATCGTCTATCTCCGTTTTGGAGTAGGAAATATACAACGTATTAAAGGGTTTGGAGGAAATTATTCAACATCTGTACAGCCCAATTTCGGATTAGGTGTAAAGGTAAGCAAGTTCACGATTGACTATGCGTTAACCGATCTGGGTGATTTTTCAGAATCGTTATATTCAAATGTATTTTCTTTAAAGTTTTCATTTGATAAAATTAAATAGTGAATGAGTGTACAAAGCGCTATAAAGACAACTATACTAAGCGTTTTTTTTGTTCTCGCAAGCCTGTTAAGCCTTGCTCAGAATGGTACGGAATGGATCATACCTAATCAGATTTATTATAAGGTTAAAACCTATCAAAACGGTATTTATGCAATACCGTATGCAAAACTCCAATCAGCTGGTATCAATACCGCGGATCTTACAAATCTTCAGATGTGGTATCGTGGTAAAGAGCAATCCATTTTATTGCAGCATGACAGTTTATTTTTCCTAGGTAAAAGGAATGATGGAAAGCTGGATTCTCTGTTATATGCGAACAGTGCGAACCAGCCGCATGCCTATTACAGCATCTGGTCTGACACATCAGCATATTTTTTTACCATCGGTACACAACCAGGGAAACGCATTGCAGTGAGTGCTGTTCCTTCCGTGACAACTACTGAATCCTGGTATTACGAAGAAGCATTATCTATCTATACAGATCTCTATTATCCGGGAGCCTATTATTCCATAGAAACATTGAAAAGTGATTACGATGTTGGAGAAGGATGGTTTGGCGATAAAATAGCCAAAGGCGGAAATCCTGTAACGGGTAGTTATACGATACCAATTTCTAGTGCCTATACACAGACAGCTGCCGATGTAAAAATAGAAGTACAGATTGTTGGGGAGTGGAACAATTCAAACCATGTAGCATCCCTACTGATCGGTAATGCAAATACTCCGGATTATACATTTAATTTTTCAGATTTTAGTGCGTACGAATTCCGTAAAATTTCAGCCGTAATTCCCAATTCTTATTTAACAGGTAAAAATTCCATAGCCTGTACTATACGGCTTTCCAGTGCGGGTACAGATGTTGTAGCGGTATCGTATATTAAAATTACCTATCCCAGAAACTATCTGTTAACCAATTCAAAAGATCTTTCTGTTATTCTTCCTGAAAATGGTAATCAAAACAGAACCGTTAATTTGTCTAATGTTACAGGCAATCTATTCATATTAGATATAACAGACGAGCTGAATCAGGAACGCATACCTTATACGCAGGCCGGAGCTACTGCATCCGTTGTTATTCCAAATACAACTAAAACTTTTTTTGTTTTTACTAATCGGTATTATTCAATTTCTCAGGTTGAACTTGTAAACATGTCTCTGCCGAACCTGAGCAAAGACTATTTTATTATATATCCTGAAGTATTTAATTCATCGGCCTTGAGTTATGATCAATACCGAAGTTCAAATGCCGGTGGTAATTATGATGTAGAACGCTGTTCGTTTGAAAAGCTATGTAATCTGTATAGCTATGGAGAGTATTCTTCTATAGCTATAAAAAGATATTGTTCTGAGATTATTCAAGTCAATTCAAAAGAAAAATATTTATTGATACTTGGAAAAGGTGTGGTGCCTTCTATGAGTAATTTTATTAATAATGTCGGCAGCGTTGTTTACCGGAAGAACCCTTCTTTTTACTGGACAAATACGGATTTTAAAAATCATTTTGTAAATCTTGTTCCGCCATTTGGTGAGCCCGGTTCAGATTTAATGTTTAGCGTAGACAATAAGTATGCAGCACAGATCCATACCGGCAGAGTACCTGCGCGCACCAATAGTGAGGTATTGGGATATCTGGAAAAAGTTCAGGCTCACGAATCCCTGGATTCAACATTGTTGTGGCGGAAGAATTTAATTCATTTAAGCGGCGGGGAAGATGCTGCCCAGGTTACGCTATTCAAAAAATATGTTGATACCTATAAAGCCTATGTTGAAGGACCGCATCTTGGAGGAAAGGTCGTAAAAACATATGTGAAGAATTTACAGAACGGTGCCGTAGATGATCAGCTGATCTCAGGTGTTGCGGATGATCTTAATAAAGGGATTTCGTTAATGACATTTTTTGGGCATTCATCGGCATTGATTAATGATGTGGATATAGGATTTGTTTCCAATCCGGTATATGGCTACAAAAATTTTGGCAAGTACCCAATGATGCTCGTGAATGGCTGTACATCTGCAAATATTTTTTCCAACTATTCTTTTGCAGAAGACTGGATCAATACCCCGGGCGTTGGGGCTATAAATGTATTGGGCCATACCGATATTGGCTATACAAATAATCTGTACCAATTTTCGCTATACTTTTATAATTTTCAATTTAATGATTACCGGTATATAAATAAGCCTGTTGGTTTTATTCATAAAAAAGTAATTGATTCGATCAATTCGATTAATGCATCAATAGATGTTACTTCTCAGGCACAGATTACCCAGATGAATCTGACAGGTGACCCTGCTTTACGTTTGTATAATCCCGGCCGGCCGGATTATGCGATTTATGGCGATAATCAAACAGCAGAAGCAAATTGTATTATTACGCCCTCCACAACAGCCAGTATAACAGCGAAAGATCCGTTTAGAATAATTATACCGATTGATAATTATGGAAGTACAACAACAAAAACGGTTGATATGATCATTAAGAGATATGTAAATAATGTTTTTGTGAAAAACTATCAGGCTACCTTACCTCCGCTGTATTACAGAGATACGGTAGTCTTTGATATTTCAAATAATGACGGGAATTATGCAGGTGATAACCGGTTTGAAATAACAATCGACCCTTCCGATTCGCTGAAAGAAATGCGCAAAGATAATAATGTTGCTTATATCAATTATTACATGCGTTCAAGTGCGATTAAATGTATGTATCCGTTGAACTACAGCGTTGTTTCAAATCAGCCGACGGTATTGACCGCTCAGGCAACAAATCTGTTTATTAATTTAACAGATTATTATTTTGAAATAGATACATCTAAGTTTTTTAACAGCATGCATAAAAAAACAGCTGTTATTTCTTCCGGATCGTTGCCTACCTGGACACCCGGGCTAATCAGTGATTTGACTCCTTCGGACAGTATTGTTTATTTCTGGCGGGTACGTTTTAATACCATTGCACCAACAGAAGATACGATATGGGATAACAGTTCATTTATATATATAAAGAACAGTAATCCGGGCTGGTCGCAAACACATATTGATCAGTATCTGGAAAATAATCTGGTAGGTTTGTCATATAACCGTAATCAATTTAAATGGGAGTTTCCATTAACTTCTATTGCATTAATGGTACAGGCAGCAGGCGGAAGGTATCTGGGAGAAAAAGATCTGACGCTTTTAACACTGAATAATTTACCCTTGCTTCAAAATACACCTTATTATAATTGTGTAGGCGGCAGCGGCGGTCTGTTTATGCTTACACTGGACCGTTCCTCTCTCGAGCCGGTTGTATACAATCCCAATTCAGAAGGATGGTATTATTGCGGGCAGAATTTTGATACCCGGCTTGTATTGGAAATACCTTTCCCAACAAATACAAATACCCCGCCATCAACAACCTGGCTCTATGGACGGGATGCAGACGGTTTGATACGTGCCATACAGCATACAAATAAAAATGATTACCTGATTATTTTTAATGACGGGAACAGTATGAAAAATGGGTGGCCGGCAAACCTGCAAACGTATTTTAAGGACTCGTTACATGCCACGCAGATCAGTGCGTTAACAAGCGGCCAGCAACCGTTTTTATTAATAACAAAGCGTATCAATACAAGCCCGATAACTGAAAAGGTAAATGTAAGCACTGCAACAGATTCGTTTGTTGCTATTGATACCACACTGAACAGTTTCTTTTATAAAGGAAGTATTACGACAAATTTAATCGGACCCTCAAGCATGTGGGGTAAAATGTATTTTGCCATTGATACTTCACTAAATGATGAGACAAGCCTGAAGCTGATCCGTTTTGACATCATGGCCAATCCGATTGATACAATACTATTACCTAAAGTTGATTCATTAGACTTAAACGGAACGTATTTAATTGATGGGGTGCATGTGTATTGCAAGCTGCTGCTGGATTTGCAGGATGACGGAACATTGACACCGCCGGCATTGAAAAAATGGCAGATTATCTATAACGGTGTGCCGGAAGGCACATTGAACCCGTACGCGGTAGGACTGGATACCTATACCATTCCAAATCATCCCGAAGGAGATAGTATTTCCATCAAATATCAATTCGATAATATTTCTGATTATGATTTCTCAAAACCGATACAGGTTGTTTATTCAATTCGTAATGAATCGGGCTCTCTACGCATCGATACGATTACATATTCGGTATTGAATGCCAGACAATCGCTTGTGTTTACGTACAAGTTTACGACAAAAGGCCTGACAGGAAAAAATTATATTCAGGCTTATGTGAATCCTCAGATGCAATCCGAGCAATACTATTCCAATAACGTGCTGGAATCGTCGTTTGTGATTGAAGCGGATAAAACACAACCGATATTAGAAGTCGCCTTTGATGGTATACGGATTTTCGATGGTGATTTAGTTTCTGCCAGCCCGCTTATACATATTTCATTAAAAGATAATAACCAGTATCTGTTGCTGACAGATCCGGCCAGTATTGAACTGTATCTGTTATATCCGGGGCAGACAAATGCGGTGCAGATTACATCAACCAACCCGATGGTGCAAAGCTGGAGTCTGGAAAATGCGCGTACCAATACTTTTGTTGCAGAGATTAAACCTGCCAATCTGCCGGATGGAACTTATACTATTATTGTTCAGGGGAAAGACGCTTCAGGTAATAAAACAGGCGGTCACCAGTATAAAATTACATTCAAAGTAGAAAACAAACCATCGATCTCTTATTTCTACCCGTATCCCAATCCGTTTTCTACAAGCACCCGATTTGTATTTACATTAAGCGGCACAACCGTTCCTGATAATTTAAAAATCCAGATCATGACAGTGTCCGGAAAAATTGTAAAGGAAATATTTAAAGAACAATTAGGTCCGTTACATATTGGCAATAATATTTCAGAGTATGCCTGGGATGGCACAGATGATTTCGGTGATCGCTTAGCGAACGGCGTATATTTATACCGTGTGATTATCAAAGATAGCAATCAATTTTTCGAACACAGAGAAACTGCGGGAGACAAAGCCTTTAAGCAGGATTGGGGCAAGCTGTATATATTGAGGTAAAAATGGCTTTTTAGACCTCCAAGGTTTTGAAACCTTGGAGGTCTAAAAAGATAATTATTTTTCATACGTAATAAACGAATACGAATACGCATTCTTATCATCCGGCGCATGTACAACATGTTCAGTTTCTTTCCAGTCTGAAGCTAATGCATCTAAAAAAGTATCTCCTTCAAAATTTTGATGAATGGTTGTAAGGTATAATTTATCACAAGAGTTGATCGCCTCTTTGATCAGTTCTGCACCACCAATAACGAAGGCTTCAGAGTCGTTATTATTTTGTGCAATCTCAAATGCTTCAGCCAGCGAATGGGCCATGGTACAGCCTGCAAACACCAGGTCTTTATTACGTGTTACAACAATGCTGGTACGGCCGGGTAACGGGTTACCAATCGATTCATAGGTTTTGCGGCCCATGATCATGTGGTGCCCCATGGTAATGGCTTTGAAACGTTTCAGGTCTGCGGGCAAATGCCACGGCAATGTATTGTTGATTCCAATAGCTCTGTTTTCTGATTGTGCGACAATGATGGATCGGATCATATTTTATTTCCTTTTAGAAAATCCTGAACAGACATGCGTTTTTTTCCTTCTGCCTGAATTTCGATTAATGACAACCAGCCATCTGCACAGGCAACTTTAATACCTGTTTTATTGTCAGATTTGATGCTGCCGATGGCTGCATTCGTCTGAGTTACTTCTGGTATAGCTTTGAATACTTTGTATGTTTTTTCTGCATGCACAAACCAGGCAGAAGGAAACGGATTTAACCCACGAATCAGATTATTGATTGCAATGCAGGAGTTATTCCAATCAATAGCTCCGGTTTCTTTATATATTTTGGGAGCGTGTATTGCTTGTCCTTTCTGGGGAGTAGACGTGTATGTTTCAGATTCAATCATACGAACAGTTTTTAATACTAAATCTGCACCCAGTACTTTTAATTTATTGTATACGGTTTCAAATGTATCATCCGGCAGGATAGGTGTTTTATCCTGTAAGATAATATCGCCTGTATCAATCTGATGTTTCAGGAAAAAAGTAGTACACCCTGTTTCTGTTTCACCATTAATGATTGCCCAGTTGATAGGCGCAGCACCCTGGTATTTAGGTAGCAGTGAACCATGTAAATTAAAGGTGCCGATTGAAGGCATCTGCCAGATTATTTCCGGAAGCATGCGGAATGCAACAACGATAAACAGGTTTGCATTATAAGATATTAACTCTTCTATGAAACGTTCATCTTTTAATTTCTCCGGCTGCAAGACAGGAATGTTGTGTTTCAGCGCTGCTTCTTTCACTGCTGAATACTGAATCTTCAAACCTCTTCCGGCAGGCTTATCCGGAGCTGTAACAACAGCAGCAACATCAAAACCATTCTCAATTAATATCTCTAAACTGGGTACAGCAAAATCAGGCGTACCCATATATATAATTCTTAATTTCATAATCAGTGGTCAGTAAACAGTAGACAATGGTCAGTTTACAGAACGAAACTGTAAACTAACCACTGTCTACTGACAACTCTTATTCAAAGTCTGTGTACAATAAATATTTTTTACGCATGGCCTTATAAACGGCCAGGTCTTTTTGCCAGGTTTGTTTTATTTCGGCAGCAGATTTTTTTTCTATGATCTGCTGCTTTAATAACGTTGTGCCGGCAAGCTTATCAAAGAAATTATTCTTTCCAAAATACCCGGCTTTATCGCTCGTCAAAGCATACATATTGATCACATAACTCAGATCAAATTCTTTTTTATACGTGGTTTTTCTCAGGTCAAATCCGTAACATTTTTTATTCATATGCATCGGGTCTTTTGACATGCCGTCTATACTAACCGGGATAAATGAAAAGGCCGTATCTGTTGTAAATGGAGAGCCAATAACCTGAAATGGAAAGTACGTGCCGCGGCCAACGCTTACGTTTGTTCCTTCGAATAAGCCTAAGGAAGGATACAAGCGGATCGCTTGATTATTGGGCATGTTGGGAGAGGGTTTTATCGGTAAAATATATTCTGTGGTGTGTGTATAATTATCAACCGGTATAACCGTGTACTTACAAACCAAACTGTCCTTTAGCCATTTTTCCCCTTGTATCATTTGTGTTAATTCCCCTACAGTTAAGCCATGAACCACCGGAAGCGGCAGCATGCCTATAAAGGATTTTAATTTCATATCCAGCACAGGCCCATCTACATAGTCACCATTTGGGTTTGGTCTGTCCAGTACCAGCAATTCTTTTTTATTTTCAGCACAGCTTTCCATTACCACATACAGCGTTGAGATATAGGTAAAAAAACGTACGCCAACATCCTGAATGTCATAAACGACAATATCGATGTCTGCTAATTGTTCAGAGGAAGGTTTTTTATTTGCCCCATATAAGGACACCACAGGCAAGCCTGTTTTTTTATCTACATAGGAACTTACATGTTCGCCGGCATCGGCAGTGCCTCTGAAACCATGTTCAGGAGCTAATATTTTTTTAATGTTTACACCAAGTGCTAAAAGTGTATCCACTAAATGTGTCTGTTTAACCATGGCTGTTTGGTTAACTACCAAGGCTACTTTTTTATTCTTTAATAACGCCATGTATTTTTCCAGACGTTCAGCACCTGTTTTAAGCGGCGGGGCCGTTTGACTTGAATCTGCATGGCTTACTTTAGCGGGCGAAGCAGGGATTTGATTGGTGGATGGAGTAGAAGAGCATGAAAAAATCAGATATAAAGGTAATCCAATAATTATCCCCGATAAGAATCCTTTAATACGCATAGAAATCTGTATATTTGAATGTGAGTACATAGCTCAAAATTAGTAAAATTTGAATCTTTATTACTTTATATCGTCAAGAATACAAAAAAATGATCGGCAGTCATTTTCGTCCCTCGTTCACAGGATCGCTGTCATCATTATTTTTCTTGGTTTTTTATTATCGGTTACTTCGTTGTGTATACTGGATGGTTTTAAAACCAGTATCCGTCAAAAGATTTTCAGTTTTGGAGCACACATTCATTTAACCAAATATGATCTGGATAAATCGTATGAGGAGTCGCCGTTTATTATTAATACCGGCACACTTGATTCCATTAAAGCCATTCCTAACATAGAACACGTTCAGGGTGTTTCGCATAAACCCTGTCTGTTAAAGTCTTCCTCTGAAATTCAAGGTGTGATCTTAAAAGGTGTTGGGCCTGATTTTGATATTGATCGTTTTAAAAGCAATATGCTGGAAGGCCGGTTTATTACGTTTAACGATAGCGGTTATTCCAAACAGATTGTTATAAGTGAAAAAATTGCACACAAGCTTAATTTAAAAACCGGCGACAGTCTTTTACTGTATTTTGTGCAGAATCCGCCGCGATACAGGAAGGTAAGCATTTCAGGTATTTACAAGACAGGTCTGGAAGAACTGGATGAATTATTTATCATCGGTGATATACAACTAAACAGAGTATTGAGCGCCTGGTCTCCGAAGCAGATAGGCGGTCTTGAAATTTATGTATCCGATTTTAATATGCTTGATTCCACTGCAAGTGAAGTATACAAGCGTATGGAGTATGATATGCAGATTCAGCTGATAACAGATAAGTATCTGCAGATTTTTGATTGGCTCAATCTGCTAAACAGAAACGTTACAATCTTTTTAGCACTCATTATGGGTGTTTCTATTTTTGTAATTATCTCCACCATCATTGTCATGATCATGGAACGTACCTCTATGGTTGGTCTGCTTAAAGCATTCGGAACCACGAACAGTGATGTGAGTAAAATATTCCTGTGGAATGGATTTAAAATTATTATTATCGGAATGCTTGGCGGGAATGTGGTTGCGTTGACCTTATGTGCGCTGCAATACTATACCGGCATTGTGCCCTTAGATGCGGAAAATTATTTCATGAGTGCAGTACCTATTGCATTTCCATGGTTTACAATCATTGCTATTAATATTGCAGCCTTGTTAACCCTTACAGCAATTCTCTGGATTCCTATCTATTTTATTTCCAGAGTGAGTCCGGTAAAAGCAATAAAATTCAATTAAGGAAAGCGGATACGCATAATTTTTTCAGATCTATACGGATAGTATTTTAAATATTTATGAGATTCCCCCAAAATATATGAATTTGATTTTACAAATGGATGTATCGCTAAGTTGTGTCCCGATCAGGGGTGATATCAGTAGAATATATTTTAAAAAAAATACGTTAAATACCGAACGTATTGAAACGAATGGAAGTTGATTTTTTTACCTTAAATAATATCCCTTCAGTGATACTCAGAATGCTGGATTGTATTAAGCAGGTTTGCAGCCACAAAAAATCATTCCGGTAATTTGAAATTTGTTATTTACTATCTGCCTGCGGATGGAACGTTTGAAACAAACTTTTAAATTTCATCATAATCACGCCAAAGATTGCTTCTTTAAAAATGCCCATCGACATTTTTGAGGTGCCGCGCGTACGATCCATAAAAATGATCGGCACTTCTTTTAATATAAATCCATACTTCCAGCATAAAAATTTCATCTGGATCTGGAAGGCATAACCTACAAATTTTACTTTTGTATATGGAATGGTTTCTAATACTTTTCTGCTGTAACATTTAAAACCAGCCGTAGCATCTTCAATCGGCATACCGGTAATTAACTGTACATATTTACTGGCGAAGAAAGACATCAGTACTCTGCCGATCGGCCAGTTGATAACGGTTACACCATGTACATAGCGGCTTCCGATTGCTACATCAGCACCGTTATTTTCGCATGTGTCGTGTAAACGGATCAGGTCTTCCGGATTATGGGAAAAATCAGCATCCATTTCACATAAATAATCATACCTGTGATTGATGCCGTATGTAAAACCCTCAATGTATGCTGTTCCTAAACCCAACTTGCCCTGGCGCTGAATCATAAATACACGATCCGGATATTTTACCGCATACTCTTTTACGAGTTCTGCTGTACCATCCGGAGAATTATCTTCAATAACCAGAATATCAAATGGCGTGGACAAAGTCATTACTTTATCAATAAGCAAGCCTATGTTTTCAATTTCGTTGTATGTAGGAACAATTACGAGATTTTTACTCATACTTAAAGGTAATAATTGTTTTAGTAAGGATGAAAAGCAAACAGAAGATTTTCATCGAAATCATCTGTTTGCAGTACACTTCAGGAGATAACTTATAAAATCAACGCTAAATCACGGGCACTTTGTATGCAATTGCCTAAAGAAATTCCGTTTGTCCAGTTTGAACGGAAGTAAATATGATCATCGCTCAACAGCTTACTTGCAAGACGTGCCTTTTTTAAATAGATGTCGTATTGCGGAATGGCTTTGTTCCAGCCGGCTACGTGTGTAAACGTTGGTTTGCCTGTAATCCCAAGATCTTTGCTTAACTGCTGTATGGCGCGTTGTTCTAGTTCTGATTCTGAAAGCGCTGTATACTCCGGGTGATGCATGCCGCCGATGAATGACGTTGTCAGTACTTCATCGGCCGGACAGCGATCGTTAAAAATGCTGCTGTTCCAAATGGTACCAGCTAAAAAAGATTGCTCTGCAGAGGGATATAAACATCCGAATCCATTCATCGGATGTGTTACATCAGTACGCTTAAAGGCAGCAAACACAGCCTTCATAGAAGCATATTGTACCTGTGAAAGTATGGCTGAAAGATCCGGATAGGAATCTTTGATCAATGTAGCCGCCTGAAAAGTTGTTCCGCAAACAACAACTTTATCAAACGTTAATTCTTCAATACCATGTTTCGTATCCGTGGTTAGCACAATCTTATCCATCTGTTTACGGAGATTCAATACACGTGTATTAAGCTGAAGGGAATGAAGCTGTGCAGCCAGTGTATCTGTAAGTGTTTGCAAGCCATGCACAAATGTGCCGGTTTTTCTTTTTTCGCCAAAACCTTTTTTGAAGATTCCTTTAATGATGCTGCCGTATTGTTTTTCCAATTCAACCAGCTGTGGAAATGTTTCTTCTATTAAAAGCTGTTTAATGTCACCTGCATAGACTCCGGTAGCAAACGGATCGATGGTATACTGCGTAAAGGGCGCAGAAAATCTTCGGGCAAAGAAATCGTATACCGTTTCATTTTCTTTCGATATACTTTTATTAAAAAGCTCTTTGAATATTGCATACTTCGTTTTTGCTGAAAAAAAACGTCCTGTTAAAAAAGACAGCGGTCCGGAAGGTACTTGCTGTATGTTAGCATCTTTATAGATAAATCTGTTTTTATTGATGATGGCTGCCGGTTCAAATAATTTATCCAGATTCAATTCGTGAATAAATTCCTCTAATTTTTTATCAACCAGAATAGAGTTGGGACCTACCTCTAACAGGTATTTACCAAATCGTTGAGAATTAATATAACCGCCTGGTCGTGAGTTAGATTCAAATAATATATAAGGCTTGCCAGCTTGTTGAAGCTGATACGCAAGTGTTAATCCTGAAATGCCTGCACCAATAATTGCTATCATACTATTTGAATATGTTC
It encodes the following:
- a CDS encoding C25 family cysteine peptidase is translated as MSVQSAIKTTILSVFFVLASLLSLAQNGTEWIIPNQIYYKVKTYQNGIYAIPYAKLQSAGINTADLTNLQMWYRGKEQSILLQHDSLFFLGKRNDGKLDSLLYANSANQPHAYYSIWSDTSAYFFTIGTQPGKRIAVSAVPSVTTTESWYYEEALSIYTDLYYPGAYYSIETLKSDYDVGEGWFGDKIAKGGNPVTGSYTIPISSAYTQTAADVKIEVQIVGEWNNSNHVASLLIGNANTPDYTFNFSDFSAYEFRKISAVIPNSYLTGKNSIACTIRLSSAGTDVVAVSYIKITYPRNYLLTNSKDLSVILPENGNQNRTVNLSNVTGNLFILDITDELNQERIPYTQAGATASVVIPNTTKTFFVFTNRYYSISQVELVNMSLPNLSKDYFIIYPEVFNSSALSYDQYRSSNAGGNYDVERCSFEKLCNLYSYGEYSSIAIKRYCSEIIQVNSKEKYLLILGKGVVPSMSNFINNVGSVVYRKNPSFYWTNTDFKNHFVNLVPPFGEPGSDLMFSVDNKYAAQIHTGRVPARTNSEVLGYLEKVQAHESLDSTLLWRKNLIHLSGGEDAAQVTLFKKYVDTYKAYVEGPHLGGKVVKTYVKNLQNGAVDDQLISGVADDLNKGISLMTFFGHSSALINDVDIGFVSNPVYGYKNFGKYPMMLVNGCTSANIFSNYSFAEDWINTPGVGAINVLGHTDIGYTNNLYQFSLYFYNFQFNDYRYINKPVGFIHKKVIDSINSINASIDVTSQAQITQMNLTGDPALRLYNPGRPDYAIYGDNQTAEANCIITPSTTASITAKDPFRIIIPIDNYGSTTTKTVDMIIKRYVNNVFVKNYQATLPPLYYRDTVVFDISNNDGNYAGDNRFEITIDPSDSLKEMRKDNNVAYINYYMRSSAIKCMYPLNYSVVSNQPTVLTAQATNLFINLTDYYFEIDTSKFFNSMHKKTAVISSGSLPTWTPGLISDLTPSDSIVYFWRVRFNTIAPTEDTIWDNSSFIYIKNSNPGWSQTHIDQYLENNLVGLSYNRNQFKWEFPLTSIALMVQAAGGRYLGEKDLTLLTLNNLPLLQNTPYYNCVGGSGGLFMLTLDRSSLEPVVYNPNSEGWYYCGQNFDTRLVLEIPFPTNTNTPPSTTWLYGRDADGLIRAIQHTNKNDYLIIFNDGNSMKNGWPANLQTYFKDSLHATQISALTSGQQPFLLITKRINTSPITEKVNVSTATDSFVAIDTTLNSFFYKGSITTNLIGPSSMWGKMYFAIDTSLNDETSLKLIRFDIMANPIDTILLPKVDSLDLNGTYLIDGVHVYCKLLLDLQDDGTLTPPALKKWQIIYNGVPEGTLNPYAVGLDTYTIPNHPEGDSISIKYQFDNISDYDFSKPIQVVYSIRNESGSLRIDTITYSVLNARQSLVFTYKFTTKGLTGKNYIQAYVNPQMQSEQYYSNNVLESSFVIEADKTQPILEVAFDGIRIFDGDLVSASPLIHISLKDNNQYLLLTDPASIELYLLYPGQTNAVQITSTNPMVQSWSLENARTNTFVAEIKPANLPDGTYTIIVQGKDASGNKTGGHQYKITFKVENKPSISYFYPYPNPFSTSTRFVFTLSGTTVPDNLKIQIMTVSGKIVKEIFKEQLGPLHIGNNISEYAWDGTDDFGDRLANGVYLYRVIIKDSNQFFEHRETAGDKAFKQDWGKLYILR
- a CDS encoding dihydrofolate reductase, whose protein sequence is MIRSIIVAQSENRAIGINNTLPWHLPADLKRFKAITMGHHMIMGRKTYESIGNPLPGRTSIVVTRNKDLVFAGCTMAHSLAEAFEIAQNNNDSEAFVIGGAELIKEAINSCDKLYLTTIHQNFEGDTFLDALASDWKETEHVVHAPDDKNAYSYSFITYEK
- the fmt gene encoding methionyl-tRNA formyltransferase; this translates as MKLRIIYMGTPDFAVPSLEILIENGFDVAAVVTAPDKPAGRGLKIQYSAVKEAALKHNIPVLQPEKLKDERFIEELISYNANLFIVVAFRMLPEIIWQMPSIGTFNLHGSLLPKYQGAAPINWAIINGETETGCTTFFLKHQIDTGDIILQDKTPILPDDTFETVYNKLKVLGADLVLKTVRMIESETYTSTPQKGQAIHAPKIYKETGAIDWNNSCIAINNLIRGLNPFPSAWFVHAEKTYKVFKAIPEVTQTNAAIGSIKSDNKTGIKVACADGWLSLIEIQAEGKKRMSVQDFLKGNKI
- a CDS encoding exo-beta-N-acetylmuramidase NamZ family protein — its product is MYSHSNIQISMRIKGFLSGIIIGLPLYLIFSCSSTPSTNQIPASPAKVSHADSSQTAPPLKTGAERLEKYMALLKNKKVALVVNQTAMVKQTHLVDTLLALGVNIKKILAPEHGFRGTADAGEHVSSYVDKKTGLPVVSLYGANKKPSSEQLADIDIVVYDIQDVGVRFFTYISTLYVVMESCAENKKELLVLDRPNPNGDYVDGPVLDMKLKSFIGMLPLPVVHGLTVGELTQMIQGEKWLKDSLVCKYTVIPVDNYTHTTEYILPIKPSPNMPNNQAIRLYPSLGLFEGTNVSVGRGTYFPFQVIGSPFTTDTAFSFIPVSIDGMSKDPMHMNKKCYGFDLRKTTYKKEFDLSYVINMYALTSDKAGYFGKNNFFDKLAGTTLLKQQIIEKKSAAEIKQTWQKDLAVYKAMRKKYLLYTDFE
- a CDS encoding ABC transporter permease, yielding MNLYYFISSRIQKNDRQSFSSLVHRIAVIIIFLGFLLSVTSLCILDGFKTSIRQKIFSFGAHIHLTKYDLDKSYEESPFIINTGTLDSIKAIPNIEHVQGVSHKPCLLKSSSEIQGVILKGVGPDFDIDRFKSNMLEGRFITFNDSGYSKQIVISEKIAHKLNLKTGDSLLLYFVQNPPRYRKVSISGIYKTGLEELDELFIIGDIQLNRVLSAWSPKQIGGLEIYVSDFNMLDSTASEVYKRMEYDMQIQLITDKYLQIFDWLNLLNRNVTIFLALIMGVSIFVIISTIIVMIMERTSMVGLLKAFGTTNSDVSKIFLWNGFKIIIIGMLGGNVVALTLCALQYYTGIVPLDAENYFMSAVPIAFPWFTIIAINIAALLTLTAILWIPIYFISRVSPVKAIKFN
- a CDS encoding polyprenol monophosphomannose synthase, whose amino-acid sequence is MSKNLVIVPTYNEIENIGLLIDKVMTLSTPFDILVIEDNSPDGTAELVKEYAVKYPDRVFMIQRQGKLGLGTAYIEGFTYGINHRYDYLCEMDADFSHNPEDLIRLHDTCENNGADVAIGSRYVHGVTVINWPIGRVLMSFFASKYVQLITGMPIEDATAGFKCYSRKVLETIPYTKVKFVGYAFQIQMKFLCWKYGFILKEVPIIFMDRTRGTSKMSMGIFKEAIFGVIMMKFKSLFQTFHPQADSK
- the hemG gene encoding protoporphyrinogen oxidase; translation: MIAIIGAGISGLTLAYQLQQAGKPYILFESNSRPGGYINSQRFGKYLLEVGPNSILVDKKLEEFIHELNLDKLFEPAAIINKNRFIYKDANIQQVPSGPLSFLTGRFFSAKTKYAIFKELFNKSISKENETVYDFFARRFSAPFTQYTIDPFATGVYAGDIKQLLIEETFPQLVELEKQYGSIIKGIFKKGFGEKRKTGTFVHGLQTLTDTLAAQLHSLQLNTRVLNLRKQMDKIVLTTDTKHGIEELTFDKVVVCGTTFQAATLIKDSYPDLSAILSQVQYASMKAVFAAFKRTDVTHPMNGFGCLYPSAEQSFLAGTIWNSSIFNDRCPADEVLTTSFIGGMHHPEYTALSESELEQRAIQQLSKDLGITGKPTFTHVAGWNKAIPQYDIYLKKARLASKLLSDDHIYFRSNWTNGISLGNCIQSARDLALIL